One genomic window of Pseudoxanthomonas sp. includes the following:
- a CDS encoding serine/threonine-protein kinase, producing MTADARWPRIRGYFEALCDRPESEWRPTLDAWGAPSDEVDEALQLLHAQTRKLGGMGASLTSLLLHLDNPRDWLGRCIGPWRLVSLLGSGGMGAVFLAERADELYQRQVALKLLRYQHDDLLAQRLAREWQILADLQIPGIARFYDAGTSDSGQPYLVMEYVKGRTLDQSVLTLGLHPRLRLFAAICRTVHAAHTRLVVHCDLKPSNILITDDGAPVLLDFGVSRLLDHAEQGQDELYASPVYASPELLRSDVQVDVTSDVFSLGVILTELLSDRALQPDNSQAGQTAVRPSQWATAACPWRARLPGDLDAIASRACAWAREQRYASAESLADDIERYLDRRPVRAHRTSRLHALSLGMQRHWQGVCLALMVGVGALVFIWRLDMARKSAEANAAVAEQASEFLVNAFEAADPGLHGNQDEMTVRELLDRSAVRIDTDLSRTPALQARLQSVLGKAYQHLGQPLTAETMLRRGARGQVETGQLDKAAETYLSLSLLLSRAGRYAEALSWANQAQDLLAPTAGDQINAQVLPAKALAYAGLGRPLEAESLLQQALTSDDDNHLQGSFEALLILGDVYRSVGRLDDSEHWLRRALQQASKQRGERSFAVQAGLQSLSSTLFDQGRIDEALTVAERRLALLEALVGEDSSHTASAEAELAGQYLDLGRYRQSAQHFSHSLQVSAKVDGEDSRAYALKLLADGSMEEARGDMARSEQRYRQSLAILQKALGNNHPDTLEAEMSLGRLLMRNGQTGQARAPLRHVLDAGYQRLASNPPELNFLRLVEVEWWIRTGRYAQAETELERLAKAQPQMTPGALLRWNMQAALLARRRGQHAKAVQAWDEVVKTFSGLYGADSTATAKWRVVLADALVADGQPDLARAQLTRADPQLTELAPNAYFLERSRHLRALLASTPAIATTSTSASASASAEQTMW from the coding sequence ATGACGGCGGATGCGCGTTGGCCGCGCATCCGTGGCTACTTCGAAGCACTGTGCGATCGACCGGAATCGGAATGGCGCCCGACGCTTGATGCCTGGGGTGCTCCATCCGATGAAGTCGACGAAGCACTGCAACTGCTGCATGCACAGACCCGGAAATTGGGTGGAATGGGCGCGTCGCTGACCAGCCTGCTGCTGCACCTGGACAACCCACGGGACTGGCTCGGCCGCTGCATTGGCCCGTGGCGCCTGGTGAGCCTGTTGGGCAGCGGCGGAATGGGCGCGGTGTTCCTGGCCGAACGCGCCGACGAGCTCTATCAACGGCAGGTCGCGTTGAAGCTGTTGCGCTACCAGCATGACGATCTGCTGGCCCAGCGACTGGCCCGGGAATGGCAGATCCTGGCCGATCTGCAGATCCCGGGCATTGCCCGGTTCTACGACGCAGGCACGAGCGACAGCGGGCAGCCCTACCTTGTGATGGAGTACGTCAAAGGCCGTACGCTCGATCAATCCGTGTTGACGCTTGGATTGCACCCCCGACTGCGTTTGTTCGCCGCGATCTGCCGCACCGTGCATGCCGCACACACCAGGCTGGTGGTGCACTGCGACCTCAAGCCCAGCAATATCCTGATCACCGATGACGGCGCACCGGTGCTGCTGGACTTCGGTGTCTCCCGCCTGCTCGACCATGCAGAACAAGGCCAGGATGAACTGTATGCCAGCCCGGTCTATGCCAGCCCGGAACTGCTGCGCAGCGATGTGCAGGTCGACGTCACCAGCGACGTCTTCAGCCTGGGCGTGATCCTCACCGAACTGCTGTCAGACCGTGCCCTGCAACCTGACAACTCCCAGGCCGGGCAAACCGCGGTCCGGCCCAGCCAATGGGCCACCGCAGCCTGCCCGTGGCGCGCGCGCCTGCCTGGCGATCTGGATGCCATCGCCTCCCGCGCCTGCGCCTGGGCGCGGGAGCAACGCTATGCCTCGGCAGAGTCGCTCGCCGACGACATCGAGCGCTACCTGGACCGGCGCCCGGTCCGTGCCCACCGCACCAGCCGCCTGCACGCGCTGTCGCTCGGAATGCAGCGGCACTGGCAGGGCGTATGCCTGGCATTGATGGTCGGGGTGGGCGCGCTGGTCTTCATCTGGCGGCTGGATATGGCCCGCAAGTCCGCCGAGGCCAATGCCGCGGTGGCCGAGCAGGCCAGCGAATTCCTGGTGAACGCATTCGAAGCAGCCGACCCGGGCCTGCACGGCAACCAGGACGAAATGACGGTGCGCGAGTTGCTGGATCGCAGCGCCGTGCGCATCGACACCGACCTGAGCCGGACCCCGGCCCTGCAGGCCCGCCTGCAGTCGGTGCTGGGCAAGGCCTACCAGCACCTGGGCCAACCGCTGACGGCCGAGACGATGCTACGACGCGGTGCACGCGGCCAGGTCGAAACCGGCCAGCTGGACAAGGCCGCCGAAACCTATCTCAGTCTGTCATTGCTGTTGAGCCGTGCCGGTCGGTATGCCGAAGCCCTGTCCTGGGCCAACCAGGCCCAGGATCTGCTAGCGCCCACCGCCGGCGATCAGATCAACGCGCAGGTCCTGCCGGCAAAGGCCCTCGCCTACGCCGGCCTGGGCCGACCGCTAGAGGCCGAATCACTGCTGCAGCAAGCGTTGACCAGCGATGATGACAACCACCTGCAAGGCAGTTTCGAAGCACTGCTGATCCTGGGTGATGTGTACCGCAGCGTGGGCCGGCTGGACGATTCGGAGCACTGGTTGCGCCGCGCCCTGCAGCAGGCAAGCAAGCAACGCGGCGAGCGCAGCTTTGCCGTCCAGGCTGGCCTGCAGTCGCTGTCCTCCACCCTGTTCGACCAGGGGCGGATCGACGAAGCACTCACGGTCGCCGAACGTCGGCTGGCCCTGCTGGAGGCGTTGGTGGGCGAAGACAGCAGTCACACCGCCAGTGCCGAAGCCGAGCTGGCAGGGCAATACCTGGACCTGGGGCGTTACCGGCAATCCGCCCAACACTTCAGCCACAGCCTGCAGGTCAGCGCCAAGGTTGATGGAGAAGACAGTCGCGCCTATGCCCTCAAGCTACTGGCCGACGGTTCGATGGAAGAAGCCCGGGGTGACATGGCGCGGTCGGAGCAGCGATACCGTCAATCCCTGGCGATCCTGCAGAAGGCGCTGGGCAACAATCATCCCGATACGCTTGAAGCAGAAATGTCCCTTGGGCGCCTGTTGATGCGGAACGGTCAAACCGGACAGGCCCGTGCGCCACTTCGCCATGTCCTGGATGCGGGCTATCAACGGCTTGCCTCCAACCCGCCTGAGTTGAACTTCTTGCGCCTTGTCGAGGTGGAGTGGTGGATCCGCACCGGGCGCTATGCACAGGCCGAAACCGAACTCGAGCGGTTGGCCAAGGCGCAACCACAGATGACGCCCGGGGCCCTGCTGCGCTGGAACATGCAGGCGGCCCTGCTCGCCCGGCGTCGTGGCCAGCATGCAAAGGCGGTACAAGCCTGGGACGAGGTAGTGAAGACCTTTTCCGGATTGTATGGGGCCGATTCAACCGCCACGGCAAAATGGCGGGTCGTCCTGGCCGATGCGCTGGTTGCAGACGGCCAGCCGGATCTGGCGAGGGCACAACTGACGCGGGCTGACCCGCAGTTGACGGAGCTGGCACCGAATGCCTATTTCCTGGAGCGCTCCCGGCACCTGCGTGCCCTGCTGGCATCGACACCCGCCATCGCAACGACATCGACATCGGCATCGGCATCGGCATCGGCCGAGCAGACGATGTGGTGA
- a CDS encoding BTAD domain-containing putative transcriptional regulator — MLSLVIHARGRGTLITGATMHDHSAVAEIHSTPHLARGLRHRRVGNTASACLRLMGRPALVAADGRTHRLQYRKGWALLAWLVLQPAQRHSRVRLAELLWPKLREQAALVNLRQVLCDLNQVLAALGVGAALECDRVSVCWRPQSALRVDALCIAASVEVFANDGGMVDELLDGVCVGDCTEFNQWLGTARLRLARDRERSLERLRDELARTDRIEEALDIAHRLVERDPWSEERCRGLMRVLALAGEYARAMDVYDDMARCLRSELGVEPGPESRAKYLGIRASGLAREMRLQDRALGRMAG; from the coding sequence GTGCTTTCCCTGGTTATCCATGCAAGGGGTCGGGGGACCCTGATAACAGGGGCCACCATGCACGATCATTCAGCCGTTGCCGAAATCCATTCCACGCCGCATCTCGCCCGGGGCCTGCGGCATCGCAGAGTTGGAAACACGGCATCTGCATGCCTGCGGTTGATGGGGAGGCCTGCTCTGGTGGCGGCCGATGGGCGTACGCATCGGCTCCAGTACCGCAAGGGTTGGGCATTGTTGGCATGGCTGGTCCTGCAACCGGCACAGCGCCACAGCCGTGTACGGCTGGCCGAGCTGCTGTGGCCAAAGCTGCGCGAGCAGGCTGCGTTGGTCAACCTGCGCCAGGTGCTGTGCGACCTCAACCAGGTGCTGGCTGCCCTTGGGGTGGGCGCCGCCCTGGAATGCGACCGGGTATCCGTCTGTTGGCGGCCGCAGTCGGCCTTGCGGGTGGATGCGTTGTGCATTGCGGCCTCTGTGGAGGTTTTCGCCAACGACGGGGGCATGGTTGACGAACTCCTGGACGGGGTGTGCGTGGGTGATTGCACGGAGTTCAACCAGTGGCTGGGGACGGCCCGGTTGCGACTGGCCCGGGACAGGGAACGCAGCCTGGAACGGCTGCGCGACGAATTGGCGCGCACCGATCGCATCGAAGAAGCGCTGGACATCGCCCATCGACTGGTGGAGCGGGACCCCTGGAGCGAGGAGCGTTGTCGCGGCCTCATGCGGGTGCTGGCCCTGGCCGGCGAATACGCAAGGGCGATGGATGTCTACGATGACATGGCCCGTTGCCTGCGCTCGGAACTGGGCGTGGAACCTGGTCCGGAGAGTCGTGCCAAGTACCTGGGCATCCGAGCCAGCGGACTGGCGCGAGAGATGCGGTTGCAGGATCGCGCGTTGGGACGCATGGCTGGCTGA
- a CDS encoding tetratricopeptide repeat protein, with the protein MRAASTRTWRARAATRARLRGVLGRAYLYLGLSTQAEALLRQAAAEARTLDMPYELSSAQHDLALMLSNQNHGEEALAMANSSLAQAERTGDPGMISGSLNMVGLSLKALDRYPEAEDALLRALAMRRAQMRSQSREGGGAAGPDDGSMLHNLALVRKAQGDLAGAERYFKAALEVFRAREGDSSYQYRSSLQGLALVLRDQGRLNESAGLLERGLALARGQLGDGPNEVVRSAFQELAGTYQDLGDLVRSRDYYQQARDATDALGEQGGLDDAVLLNNFATLQELRGDVANAEALYRRSWGIRRDALGAEARMSLTTEANLGRLLLRTGRMDQAEPLLQHAYDGLARLLDADNPLMVIQRLTRAELWMRRGDPVRARQALAAAAPAKGWSSMSQPLQDRRDMLSAEIAQRSGDEVAAAEAWQALVERSQASQPASGVLLAKLRLSLAETLAASGSRASARTQLALASPVLIAQLLPGAEALERMQALDVVLK; encoded by the coding sequence GTGCGCGCAGCATCGACCAGGACCTGGCGGGCACGCGCCGCCACGCGCGCGCGCCTGCGCGGCGTCCTGGGTCGTGCCTACCTCTACCTGGGCCTGTCCACACAGGCCGAGGCGCTGCTGCGCCAGGCCGCCGCGGAGGCCAGGACGTTGGACATGCCTTACGAGCTGTCCAGCGCGCAGCACGACTTGGCACTCATGCTCAGCAACCAGAACCACGGCGAGGAAGCGCTGGCGATGGCCAACAGCTCGCTGGCGCAGGCCGAGCGCACGGGCGATCCGGGGATGATTTCCGGATCGCTCAACATGGTCGGACTGTCCTTGAAGGCGCTGGACCGTTATCCCGAAGCCGAGGATGCGCTGCTGCGCGCGCTGGCCATGCGCCGTGCGCAGATGCGCAGCCAGTCCCGCGAAGGTGGCGGCGCAGCTGGTCCGGATGATGGATCGATGCTCCACAACCTCGCCCTGGTGCGCAAGGCACAGGGCGACCTGGCCGGTGCCGAGCGCTATTTCAAGGCGGCACTGGAAGTCTTCCGCGCGCGTGAGGGTGACAGCAGCTACCAGTACCGGAGTTCCCTGCAGGGCCTGGCGTTGGTGCTGCGCGACCAGGGGCGCCTAAATGAATCTGCCGGACTCCTCGAGCGCGGCCTGGCGCTAGCCCGAGGCCAGCTGGGTGATGGCCCAAACGAAGTAGTACGCAGCGCCTTCCAGGAACTGGCCGGGACCTACCAGGACCTGGGTGACCTGGTGCGTTCGCGTGACTATTACCAGCAGGCGCGTGACGCGACGGACGCGCTGGGCGAACAGGGCGGCCTGGATGACGCGGTTCTGCTCAACAATTTCGCGACCCTGCAGGAACTGCGGGGTGACGTGGCGAATGCCGAGGCGCTGTACCGTCGTTCATGGGGTATCCGGCGCGACGCGCTGGGAGCGGAAGCCCGGATGAGCCTGACGACCGAGGCCAACCTGGGGCGGCTGTTGTTGCGGACCGGTCGCATGGATCAGGCCGAGCCTTTGTTGCAGCACGCCTACGACGGGTTGGCCAGGCTGCTGGATGCAGACAACCCGTTGATGGTGATCCAACGCCTCACGCGGGCCGAACTATGGATGCGTCGCGGTGATCCGGTGCGCGCGCGCCAGGCACTGGCCGCCGCGGCGCCGGCCAAGGGCTGGTCGAGCATGTCCCAGCCCTTGCAGGATCGACGCGACATGCTGTCGGCCGAGATCGCGCAACGCAGCGGTGACGAGGTCGCGGCCGCCGAAGCTTGGCAAGCCCTGGTCGAGCGGAGCCAGGCCAGCCAGCCCGCATCGGGTGTTCTGCTGGCCAAGTTGCGCCTGTCGCTGGCCGAGACGCTGGCAGCATCGGGGAGTCGGGCGTCGGCCCGGACCCAATTGGCGCTGGCCAGTCCGGTCCTGATCGCGCAGCTACTACCTGGCGCCGAAGCCCTGGAGCGCATGCAGGCATTGGATGTCGTTCTGAAGTGA
- a CDS encoding ECF-type sigma factor, translated as MQDDDKEASTTEGYRLRTDSAGEAPVGDLTRLLWKWQQGQDPSAGEHLMSLVYPALRGMAAARMAEASSRDVLLQPTMVMHEAMLRLLGSEVRFHDRAHFFAMAALKMRSVLVDHARATLARKRGGDLVQVTLSQAEMAAAGGAEYHVLALHEALEDFSTIDPRAAKAIEMSYFAGMTQNEIALVADVSVPTVERDLRIARAWLKRRLAEDVD; from the coding sequence ATGCAAGACGATGACAAGGAAGCGTCCACGACGGAGGGATACCGTCTTCGCACGGATAGTGCCGGCGAGGCACCGGTCGGGGACCTGACGCGATTGCTGTGGAAGTGGCAGCAGGGGCAGGACCCCTCGGCGGGCGAGCATCTGATGTCCCTGGTCTATCCAGCGCTGCGCGGCATGGCTGCCGCACGCATGGCCGAGGCGAGCAGTCGAGACGTACTGCTGCAGCCCACGATGGTGATGCATGAGGCGATGCTGCGCTTGCTCGGGAGCGAGGTGCGCTTCCATGACCGCGCGCATTTTTTCGCGATGGCGGCATTGAAGATGCGCTCGGTGCTGGTGGACCACGCGCGTGCGACGCTGGCACGCAAGCGTGGCGGGGACCTGGTCCAGGTCACGCTTTCCCAGGCCGAGATGGCGGCCGCCGGAGGCGCGGAGTATCACGTACTGGCGCTGCACGAAGCGCTTGAGGATTTTTCCACGATCGACCCGCGCGCGGCGAAAGCCATCGAGATGTCTTATTTCGCGGGCATGACGCAGAACGAAATCGCGCTGGTGGCTGATGTGTCGGTGCCGACGGTCGAGCGTGACCTGCGTATCGCGCGGGCCTGGTTGAAGCGTCGCCTTGCAGAGGATGTCGATTAG